From the Oikeobacillus pervagus genome, the window GGGAAGTGCCGAAGCCGATCCGTTTGAAGGAAAAATCTCCAATGATTCACCTATTGCGAAAAGCCTACTTGGTAGAAAAATCGGAGACAAAGTAACTGTACAAACTCCTGGTGGCGAATTGAATGTGAAAATTACAGAAATAAAATAATGGAAAGAACAAATGCATAAGTGCCTTGCCGTGGACAACATTTTTTAAAAGATTATCCACAGTCTTAAAAGTTTCCTAAACAAAAAGCGTAAAGACAATCTTTACGCTTTTTTATTAGTAGTTTGAAGGCTATTTTTTGAATAATTCGTCAACAATGGTTGACGAGGTGTTTTTCATGAAAACGAAACGATATTTATTCTTAAGCATTATCATGTTTAGTTCTATGATGTTATTAATGGGTAGACTTATGCAAATTCAACTTTTGCAAGCAGAAGATTTTTCAAGACACGGGGTGAATTTATTAGAGGAAAGCGTACATCAACGCATACAGCAACTAGTCATTGACGAGGGTAGAGGGCAGTTTTTAGACCGTCACGGCGACCCCGTTACTTATAAGGAAATCCCTGTCATGGTCCTATTTCCTTTTTTAGAAAACCGTCTGGATCTATTCAAACAACTAGAGGAAATCATTGATGTTCCAAGTTGGAAAATAAAATTAGCTGTTGAGCGTGAAAAAAACCCTTTTATTTTTACATTAAAAGAAGGGGAAGGCCCATTCCAACTAACAGAGCGTGAAATGGACAAAATCAACAAGCTAAAAGTTCCTGGGTTAATCGCTGTAAAAAAGGTGTATAATGAGCAAAATCATTCAGCTGAGCATTTAATTGGCATTGTTAAAGAAAATAAAGAGGTATTTGAAAAACGCTATCAACATGTTCCAGTTCATGGGAAACCTAAGCTAGGAATTAGTGGACTTCAAAAACAATTTGATGAACTATTACTCTCGGAAGGGGAAGAGAAATTAGTTTATCATGTTGACGGTATTGGAGGCCCACTATTTGGAATAGATGTAAAATATACTTCACCAGCGAATCCTTATTACCCTATTCAAGTAAAGACTTCCATCGACCTAGAAATCCAAACGAAAATAGAAAAATTAATGGAAAATTATCCGATAAAAAAAGGCGGTATTGCGCTATTAGATATTGAAACAAATGACATTACAGCGCTCGTCTCAAAGCCAGAAATTAATCAAAAAAATCCATATGGAAATGATGGAATGAAAAATTATCTTTTTACCCCTCTTATTCCTGGATCCGTGTTTAAAACTGTCATTGCTGCAGGTGCTCTTGAACAAGGAATTGTGTCAAAAGAGGACAAATTCGCCTGTAGTCAAAATATATATGGAAAAAAAGATAAAAAGCAACTGGGTGATTTAGACTTTCAAGAAAGTTTCGCTCAAAGTTGTAACCGCACATTTGCTGATCTTGCCAGAGAACTCCAAGAAATGGATGAAAATATGATCGAAACCTATGCAGATAAACTTTCACTTACAGGAGGAGTTAGTTGGAAAGGTGACTTTTTTCACTTCGAGGACTTCCAGCAATTTCGTGAGGGAAAAGCGAATATCTTTGGGGAGGAAAAGGATCGAAAAGATCGAAATTATATTGCCCAAACAGGAATTGGACAGCATGAAGTAAGAGTAACCCCAATCGCAGTCGCCAATATGATGGCAACGATTGCCCGAGGTGGGGAAAAGCAAGCAGTACGTGCTGTACAAGCTATTGAATATAAAAATGGGAATTCCATCGCAAAATTTAACAAAAAGAAATTATCTGGAGAAACGATTTCACCGATTACCGCGGCCAAACTTCAAAAGTTATTACGTTCGGTTGTCCTTAACGAAAAGGGAACAGCAAGATATCTACAATCCGCTCCTTTATCGATTGCGGGAAAAACAGGAACAGCTCAAACGGGGCGATATGAAAATGAAAAACCATTATATAATAAATGGTTTGCGGGTTATTTTCCATTTGAAAATCCGAAATATGCTTTAGTAGCGGTTCATGCAGATGCTTTAGAAAATGAAGCGGGAGTACTCCCCCTTTATAAAGATATTGTCTCAATGCTTTACGAAAAAGAGCGACAAGATTCCTAAAAAAGTCTCTTTTCAACTTGCAGATGTATATGGTAAATTACTTCATGTTCGAATGAAGTCATGATAGAATAATGAGTGAAAGCAAGAGAGGAGCGACCATTCATATATGTCTGATCAAAAGCAATCTCGGTCTGAAAAAAGATCAAAAAGAAGAAAAACCAATCGTATTTTAAATACAGCAATTGTCGTTGTCATCGTGTTAATTGTCATCGTCGCCTATTCGATATTTTCTGGTGGAAATGATGAAGAGGAAGCG encodes:
- a CDS encoding peptidoglycan D,D-transpeptidase FtsI family protein; the protein is MKTKRYLFLSIIMFSSMMLLMGRLMQIQLLQAEDFSRHGVNLLEESVHQRIQQLVIDEGRGQFLDRHGDPVTYKEIPVMVLFPFLENRLDLFKQLEEIIDVPSWKIKLAVEREKNPFIFTLKEGEGPFQLTEREMDKINKLKVPGLIAVKKVYNEQNHSAEHLIGIVKENKEVFEKRYQHVPVHGKPKLGISGLQKQFDELLLSEGEEKLVYHVDGIGGPLFGIDVKYTSPANPYYPIQVKTSIDLEIQTKIEKLMENYPIKKGGIALLDIETNDITALVSKPEINQKNPYGNDGMKNYLFTPLIPGSVFKTVIAAGALEQGIVSKEDKFACSQNIYGKKDKKQLGDLDFQESFAQSCNRTFADLARELQEMDENMIETYADKLSLTGGVSWKGDFFHFEDFQQFREGKANIFGEEKDRKDRNYIAQTGIGQHEVRVTPIAVANMMATIARGGEKQAVRAVQAIEYKNGNSIAKFNKKKLSGETISPITAAKLQKLLRSVVLNEKGTARYLQSAPLSIAGKTGTAQTGRYENEKPLYNKWFAGYFPFENPKYALVAVHADALENEAGVLPLYKDIVSMLYEKERQDS